In Zea mays cultivar B73 chromosome 7, Zm-B73-REFERENCE-NAM-5.0, whole genome shotgun sequence, the following proteins share a genomic window:
- the LOC109939251 gene encoding uncharacterized protein yields MASARESNKDGSCSEYEQLKQENIERNKRRLASLNIPEIVKSMEHQGPSKKISKKKQKTSVPTTKPPNLRPRPQRQSVPTTKPPNLRPRPQRQNAQPQDEQAIADLQTVGDFLTDNVEVTEDDPINATKKRPARGITKMEGIFSRSPEMPKIKILLNDRGQPIGKSARQLSSAIGCQVRKKLSIATTDWRLVDINKKYELWEDIKTYYDVDDAALNWVMRTAGKKWKQFKASIKQRYFNPELSIKEIPECPDKRVNDDDWHSMYNYWMSSEFQDRSEKAKINRQKLKMHHTAGSVSYACSEYDLAVKLGRPPRRDENFIQTHTRKNGVPTEQAKPIIDQLNDVVGVYPELKDRSIQEGDVFSVVCGTKEPKGYVRVLGLGPTPQDIGTPGLKSYTATRLQMEILARTKVQSEKAALEQRVLELQTQIEQRAQPDRASEEPTSHRGSTSFQHKVMRNKFAAEDEEDNEEYCASEDEELDDEDDQIFHQMQGANSPRSTRHFAEASHSKHDDLVGKDVILYAMLRSDLPVAKGTIVSTKPSTTVGGQILGRQYCEVIVTCVLKRDTILPRPCANVETMADAYMMSVAWPYKKLKLVHKAATPSTEGCSGQRKLVP; encoded by the exons ATGGCAAGCGCAAGAGAAAGCAATAAAGATGGTTCATGTAGTGAATACGAGCAGCTGAAGCAAGAAAATATTGAAAGAAATAAaaggaggttggcatctcttaacatCCCTGAAATCGTCAAGAGTATGGAGCACCAAGGTCCATCCAAAAAAATTTcaaag AAAAAACAGAAGACAAGTGTTCCAACAACTAAACCTCCAAACTTGCGACCAAGGCCGCAAAGACAAAGTGTTCCAACAACTAAACCTCCAAACTTGCGACCAAGGCCACAAAGACAAAATGCTCAACCTCAAGACGAACAAGCGATTGCTGATTTGCAGACGGTGGGAGATTTTCTCACCGACAATG TTGAAGTTACCGAGGATGATCCAATCAATGCTACAAAAAAGAGGCCTGCAAGGGGCATAACTAAGATGGAGGGAATATTCTCAAGGTCACCTGAAATGCCAAAAATCAAAATTTTACTCAATGATCGAGGTCAGCCTATTGGTAAAAGTGCTAGACAACTTTCAAGTGCTATTGGGTGTCAAGTTAGAAAGAAATTGTCTATTGCTACCACGGACTGGAGGCTTGTTGATATTAACAAGAAGTATGAGCTGTGGGAGGATATAAAGACATATTATGATGTAGATGATGCTGCCTTAAACTGGGTGATGCGCACAGCTGGAAAGAAGTGGAAGCAATTTAAAGCATCCATAAAGCAACGATACTTCAATCCTGAATTGTCTATAAAAGAAATTCCAGAATGTCCTGATAAGAGGGTTAATGATGATGATTGGCACTCTATGTACAACTATTGGATGTCTTCTGAATTTCAG GATCGCTCAGAAAAAGCTAAAATAAATCGACAAAAGCTAAAGATGCACCATACAGCCGGCAGTGTGAGCTATGCATGTTCAGAATATGATTTG GCTGTGAAACTAGGACGTCCTCCACGAAGAGATGAAAACTTTATCCAAACCCATACAAGAAAAAATGGAGTTCCTACAGAACAGGCAAAACCAATAATT GACCAACTTAATGATGTTGTTGGAGTATATCCAGAGTTAAAGGACCGGTCAATTCAAGAGGGTGATGTATTCTCTGTTGTTTGTGGAACGAAAGAGCCAAAAGGATATGTTCGTGTTTTGGGTTTAGGCCCTACTCCTCAAGATATTGGCACTCCAGGGTTGAAGTCTTATACTGCAACAAGACTACAAATGGAGATTCTTGCTCGTACAAAGGTTCAAAGTGAGAAGGCTGCTTTAGAACAGCGTGTACTTGAGCTACAGACTCAAATTGAGCAAAGGGCTCAACCAGACCGGGCAAGTGAAGAGCCCACGTCACATCGCGGCTCTACTTCATTTCAACATAAG GTGATGAGGAACAAGTTTGCTGCTGAGGATGAGGAAGACAATGAAGAATATTGTGCTTCTGAAGATGAGGAATTAGATGATGAGGATGATCAAATATTTCATCAGATGCAAGGTGCAAACTCACCAAGATCTACAAGGCACTTTGCTGAAGCTTCACACTCTAAACATGATGATCTT GTTGGAAAAGATGTCATATTATATGCTATGTTGAGATCTGATTTGCCTGTGGCTAAAGGGACAATTGTTTCAACTAAACCAAGCACAACAGTTGGAGGCCAGATCCTTGGAAGGCAATATTGTGAAGTTATTGTAACTTGTGTGCTAAAACGAGATACAATTTTGCCTCGCCCTTGTGCCAATGTGGAAACTATGGCTGATGCTTACATGATGTCAGTTGCATGGCCGTACAAGAAA CTGAAGTTGGTGCATAAGGCTGCAACACCGTCTACTGAAG GGTGTTCTGGACAAAGAAAGCTTGTACCTTAA